The nucleotide sequence TGAGGAATGGAAACACAACTGCCAGAGAAAAATTCATAAAAGGAAATCTGAGATTAGTACTTAGCGTTATCCAGAGGTTCAATAATAGAGGTGAGAATGCAGATGATTTATTTCAGGTTGGGTGTATAGGGCTAATAAAGTCCATAGATAACTTTGATTTAAGTCAGAATGTAAAATTTTCTACTTATGCGGTTCCGATGATTATAGGGGAGATAAGGAGATATTTAAGAGACAATAACTCAATTAGAGTAAGTAGATCTCTTAGAGACATAGCATACAGAGCACTCCAAGTCAGAGATAGACTTATAAGTAAAAACAATAAAGAACCCACTGTTTCACAAATTGCAAAGGAATTAAAAATACCTCGCGAAGAAGTGATTTTTGCCTTAGATGCTATTCAAGATCCCATATCGTTATTTGAACCAATATACCATGACGATGGTGATGCAATATATGTAATGGATCAAATAAGCGATAATAAAAATTTAGATGACAGCTGGCTTCAAAATATATCAATCAAAGAGGCTATGAAAAAGCTAAGCGATAGAGAAAAAATGATACTTAATATGAGGTTTTTTGATGGTAGAACACAAATGGAAGTTGCAGATGAAATAGGAATTTCACAAGCACAGGTATCTAGACTCGAAAAAACAGCACTGAAACATATGAAAAAATATGTTTAATTAAATTAGGATAAAAAATTGATCTACTTATTAGAAGGGCTTCCAAAGGTTTTAATGGAAGCCCTATATACATATTAGAAACAATAGAATTTATTTAGAATTTTTTGCATAAGGTAAGCATATTTTTATAGTATAAATTCATGCAGCTTTTAAAATTTAATTTAGAAGTTTTATACTATAGAGAGGTGAGAAAATATGGATTTACCATCACATTCAATAAATGCTATGAAGTCCATGGAAGTAATAGATATCAATACAGGAACAAAACTTGGGCTTATTAAAGATTTAAAAATTGATACTGAAGAATACAAGGTTATATCGATAATACTTCCTGGTTCAAAGGTAGGAGGATGGTTTTCAAAAGGAAATGATATAGAAATCGATTGGACAGACATACAGAAAATAGGCGTAGATGTAATACTTGTGAACGGTGACAATTTATTTGTAAATAAGGATTGAACAATTAACCCTAAAAAGTGTATAATGAAACTAAATATATTCTTTAACGAGGGATGTGAAGGCTTTGAAGTGCCCATTTTGTGGATATAGTGAGAGCAAGGTAGTGGATTCTAGATCTACTGAAGACAACATGGCAATAAGAAGAAGACGTGAATGTCTTGAATGTAGCAAGAGATATACAACTTATGAGAAAGTAGAAGATATACCTATATTAGTAATAAAAAAAGATTCAAGTAGGGAATTCTTTGATAAATCTAAAGTAATAAATGGGCTCATAAAGTCTTGTGAAAAGAGGCCTGTGTCTAGGCAGCAAATAGAAGATATAGCTTCTGATGTGGAAAAATCTATAAGTAATCAGATGGTTACAGAAGTAAAATCAGATGCTATAGGTGAAATGGTAATGGAAAAACTTAAAGAGATAGATGAAATTGCTTATGTAAGATTTGCATCTGTTTATAGACAATTTAAAGATATAAACACTTTTATGGAGGAAATCTTAAACCTTGTAAATAAAAAGTAAAATCGTACATAGTGCAAGTTTAAGTAAATGTTAAATTTATAGTGAATATTATTTTTTACAGTTTTACTTTAATCGGTATATTTCTTGACACAAATTAATGTTAAAATTTTATAAAATGAGGAACTAGAAGTATCTGTTTTCTTTTTACCCACTAAACTTAGAAAACAAATGTTAATTTCTGGTTCCTTGTTTTGTTAAAAGCATGTTAAAATAAGGATAAAAATAATACAAAATTTAAAAAAGATAATATAATATAGGAGTAGATTAGTGATGAATATAAAAAAAGTAGATAAATACAGTTTCTTAGAGTTTAAAGATGATAAGTTTTCATTATATTTTTCAACTGCTGAGAATGGTTTGAATTTTAATATAAACACAGAAGAAGGCAATGATAATATTAGAAATTTAAAGGATTGGTTTAATGTAAAGGATGTGGGGTATTTAAAGCAGACTCACAGCGATATTATTTTAAACTATGATTCGGATAAAGAACTTCTAGAGGGAGATGCTTTAATTACAGACAAAGACAACACTTTAGTAGGAGTTTTTACAGCAGATTGTGTTCCTGTTTTATTATACGATAAGTCTAAGAATGTAATGGCAGCCGTTCACAGTGGATGGAAGGGAACAAGTGATATGATAGTTAAAAAGACAATTATTAAGATGAAGCAGGAGTTTTTATCTACGGCATCAGATATAACTGTTTACATAGGACCACATAATAAAGCATGCTGCTATGAGTTTGGAGAAGAGGCTCTAAGTGAATTTGAAGGCAGCGGTATTTATGATATTAGTGAGATTTATAAAGATGGAAAGTTAGATCTAGAAAAATGCATAGTAAAGCAGTGTAAAAGTGAAAATGTGAATAATATAAAATGCTTAAACATATGTACAAATTGCTCTAAAGAATATAAGATGTTTTCTTATAGACGTGATGGCAAAAGTGCAGGGAGGATGTTTTCTTTTATAATAAAAAAATAATATGTGGCTGGAGGGATAATATGGCAGGCGAAAAAATACTTGTTGTAGATGATGAGGAGCATATAGTCAAGCTTATAAAATTTAACCTTGAAAACAATGGATATAAGGTTATTACGGCAGCAGATGGTGGTGAAGCACTAGAAAAGGCAAAGGGAGAAGTGCCTCAACTGGTTCTTCTAGATTTAATGCTTCCAGTTATGGATGGCTACGATGTTTGTAGAGAAATACGAAGGGATCAATCCATTTCAAACATGCCTGTAATTATGATAACAGCAAAGGGAGAAGAATTGGACAAAATATTAGGCTTGGAGCTTGGAGCAGATGATTATATAACTAAACCTTTTTCAGTTAGAGAATTAGTTGCAAGGGTGAAGGCAGTATTAAGAAGGACTAAGGTTGATTATATAGATAAAACTTTTAAATTTGGTAATATTCAAATAGATTTTCAAAGGCATAATGTTACCAAAGAGGGAGAAAAGGTAGAGCTTACCCTTAAGGAATTTGAACTTCTTCAAGTACTTATAAAGAATAAGGGCAGAGTAATGACAAGGGATTTTTTACTTGATAAAATATGGGGATATGAATACATTGGAGAAACACGTACGGTAGATGTTCACGTGAGGCATTTAAGGCAAAAAATTGAAGATGATGATAAAAATCCAAAATATATAGAAACTATAAGAGGAATAGGGTATAGATTTAACTATAGTGGTGATTAAAGTGAAAAAGAAACTTGTATTGTACAATTTGGGTATTTTAATAATAACTCTTATAATGATAACTGTATTATTTATAAAAATCGAGGATTATGAATATAGGCAAAATACAGAGCAGGATCTTAAAAGAACAAATAATGTAGTTTCCAATGTAATTGATATGAACAAAGGAAAAGATATTTCAAGTGCTCTTAAAGTCGTAATAAAAAATTCAGATATAAGAGTAACATATATAAATAAAAATGGAGTAGTTTTATATGACAATGATATAAATGCAGAAAAGCTTGATAATCACAACAAGAGAGTGGAAGTTGCAGAGGCAAGAAAAAATGGATATGGTTACAGTGTAAGGTATAGTAAATCTTTAAAAAACAATATAATTTATTATGCAAAGGTCAGAGGAGACGGCACTGTAGTAAGAACTGCTGTAGAGCTTTCCTCTGTTGAAAGGTTTGAAGCAAGATACTTAAAGTTCTATATTTATGTAATAGCTCTAAGTATCATAGCGGCAGTATATTTATCTTTTAAGCTTTCTTATGTTATTTTAAATCCAATAAGGGAACTTCAAAATACAAGCTCTAGGATTGCAATGGGAGAACTGGAAACAAGGGTTAATGTTGAATCAAGGGATGAAATAGGTCAGCTTGGAAAAACCTTTAATAACATGGCAGGAAGACTTCAATCTACAATAAGAGAATCTGTTGAAAAACAAAAAAAGCTTGAGGCTATACTTGTTAGTATGGACAGTGGAGTTATAGCAGTTGATAGAAAGCATAAAATAATAATGATAAATCCATATGCAGAAAAAATATTTGGCATAGATAAAAATATAATAGGACAAAGCCTAATGGACTGTATAAGAAATTATGAATTTGAGGACATATTTAATAAAAGAGCGGAAGGATATGCAGAAATAAAAACCTCATGGCCAAAAGAGAGAAATCTTAGAATCAAAACTGCCGATATAATAAATGGATATGAATGCATTGGAACTGTTGCTGTGGTTCAGGATATAACAGATATTAGAAAACTTGAAAACATGAGAACGCAGTTTGTAGCAAATGTATCCCATGAGCTTAAAACACCACTGACATCAATAAAAGGCTTTGCTGAAACCTTAAGATATGTTGAGGATGACAATCAAAAAGGAGAATTTCTTGATATTATTGATGATGAAGTAGATAGACTAACTAGACTCATAAGTGATATATTAACACTTTCAGATATAGAAATCAGACCGTTTATGAAAAAAGAAGAGTTTGATGTCAATGAAATAATAAAAGCTGTCTGTGGACTTTTAGAAAAATCAGCCTCTCGTAAGAATATAAGCTTAAAAGTATTTGGAGAGGATGTACCTAATTTAATTGGGGATAACGATAAGTTTAAACAAATGATTATAAATTTGGTTGACAATGCTATAAAGTATACAGAAGCTGGTGGAGAGGTATCGGTATATAAGAAGTATACAAAAGATGATGTTATTATATCCGTCAAGGATAACGGTGTAGGCATACCGAAGGAGCATCTTCAAAGAATATTTGAAAGATTTTATAGAGTTGATAAGGCTCGTTCAAGAGCAAATGGAGGAACTGGTCTTGGGCTTGCCATAGTAAAGCATATAGTACTGAATTTTAACGGCAGCATAAATATTGAAAGTAAGTTAGGTGTTGGAACTGAATTTATTATCACAATACCTTATAAATAGTTTAAAAGAGCTTCTTTAAATTTTTAAAGAGGCTCTTTTTTTAACAAACATTTAAAATTACATAAATTAGATATAATCTTCTTTACTTATTATAGATGTATAAACAAACTTATTGTAAAGGAGATACTATATGAATTTTACATTGATGAAAAAAATGAAGAAAGAAAAAAGGGTTTCAATAGCTTACAGAATAGCATTTATAGTGACAGGATTAATAATTTCCATTATGGCAGCAGCAGACGGCATCATTTATTATGAAGCTTACACAAATATCTATAAAATAAATAAAAGCAATATGAAAGTGGTTTCCTCTGAAATATACAATAATTTTAAAAACTTAGTATCACTTCAAGATAATGAGGCGAAAAATTTATCGGAGGACTCTTACTTAAGAAAAATAGTCACCTATAATAAAAATATTTCCACAGATGAAATGAGTATGCTAAAAAATAAACTTAAAGGTGACAGCGACAAAGAAGTTGAAAATATATTTTTTGCAGGTCAGTTATGACAAGCAAACCTGTTATAACATTTGCAAATCCAATAAAAGATGACGATGGGAATACATTAGGTGTAGTTGGTAAAACTATTTTTGTAGACTATTTCTCAAAAAGATTTGACAGTTTTAAGTATATGGGAAATAGTACAAAGCTTCTTTCGTTAAATGCAGCTATTGAAGCTAGTAGATTGGGAGAAGAGGGAAAAGGCTTTGGTGTTGTGGCGTCCGAGATTAAAAAGCTGTCTAACAATGTTGAAACTCAAATTGTAAATATAGGGGAAATAGTAGCGCAAATCAATGAAAAAATAGTTAACATGAAAGATAAGATGACGTCTCTTAATCGTGATTATAAAGATTAAATAGCTGCTGTTAAAAATACTAAAACAAATTATAATAATGTATTTTCTCTAATTCAAGAAATAAATAATAATATAAAGTATGTTGATGAAAATGCAAACTATGTAAGTTCTCAAAATAAAAATATATACCATGAATTTAAAAACATAAGTGCATTTTATGATGAATTTAATACATCAATAGAGCTGGAAGAAAACATAGGTAAGTTTAGATTGTAAAGATCAATGTTAAATTTAATTAACATTAGTATAATACTCAATTAACATTAAAAATGTAACATGTTAACTGTAAAGAGGAGAGGAACCTAGTTATTAGGTTTTGAATTTAGTTACCAATCTATATATCTATACTTTGGAGGTATTTTAAATGAAAAGTAAAAAAATCAAATTAATGTCTGTAGCTATAACAATGACAATTATGGCTGGTTTATTTGTAGGATGTGGAAATTCAAATTCAAGCAGCAATAAAAGTAGTTCTTCAACTACGAAGAAGGTCTCTGGATCAATTACACTTTCAGGATCTACAGCACTTCAACCATTGGCAGAAAAATCTGTAGATGGTTTTAAAGAAAAATATCCCGATGTGAGTGTTAATGTTCAAGGAGGAGGAAGTGGTACTGGATTAAACCAGGTGCTTCAAGGAGCAGTTGAAGTGGGAAATTCAGATATCTTTGCAGAAGAAAAATTAAATGCAGATGATGCAAAAAAATTAACAGATCATAAAGTATGTGCAATAGGCTTTGCTGTAGTTACTAACAACGATGTAAATGTAAAGAATTTAACAAAACAGCAGGTTCAAGATATATTTACTGGTAAGATAACAAACTGGAATCAAGTTGGTGGACCAAGTGAAGCAATAAACATAGTTCACAGACCTAAATCCTCTGGAACAAGAGCAACTTTCACTAAAACAGTTATGGATGGAAAAGACGAAAAAGATGATATTGGAACTACACAGGACGCCAGTGGATCAGTTAAAACTGCAATGACAAGTGCAAAAGGTTCTATAAGTTACTTAGCATTTTCTTATCTTGTAACAGATGAGGGTAAAAAAGATATAAATATTCTATCATTAGATGGAGTAGAGGCTACTTCAAAGAATGTAGAAAATGGTACTTATCCTTTCTGGTCATATGAGCATATGTACACAAAAGGTAAAGGAAATGATGCAGCTAAAGCATTTATAGATTATATGATGAGTTCAGATAATAAAGCCTTAATTGAAAAAATGGGATATATATCAGCATCTAATATAAAGAAATAGTTAAGATACATAATTGTACCACAATATTAAAAACAGTATTATGGTGCAATTATCATTTTAAATTTAAATAATATAAAAACTTAAATTGAGGTAAAGCTATGGAAAAAAGAAGTTTTCTTAAAAAACTCAAAACAGAATATGTTGGAAGGGGATTTGCTACTATTTGTGGAGTTTTTATAGTTATTTTAACCCTTTCAATTATTTTTTTTATTGCATCTAAAGGCATATCAACATTTACCAAAAGGCATTATTCTATTTTTGATTTTTTAATGTCAAGTACATGGAAACCAGATAGTAAAACTCCTAAGCTTGGAGCATTTATATTCCTAGAAGGATCTACAATGGTATCAATTGGAGCGGTAATTTTAAGTACACCTATGGCAATTGCTTTAGCTGTATTTATGAATATTATATCACCTAAGCTTGGAGATAGAGTATTAAAGCCTTCATTAGAGCTCTTTGTTGGAATTCCATCTGTAGTTTATGGATGGATTGGGGTAACGGTTTTAGTTCCTTTTATAAAAAATCATTTTGGAGGAGTTGGCTTCAGCTTAGGTGCTGGAATTTTAGTTCTCAGCATAATGATTTTGCCTACAATTGCAAGTCTATCTTCAGATGCTATAAAAAATGTACACAATGAATATATCGAAGGCTCATACGGATTAGGTGCCACAAGATGGCAAACAATATATAAAATAATAATACCATCAAGTAAAAATGGAATACTTACAGGAATTGTTTTGGGACTTGCAAGGGCTTTTGGAGAGGCATTAGCAGTTCAAATGGTAATAGGTAATACAGTAAAATCAGCTCAAGGACTTTTTTCTCCTACTACCACTTTGACAAGCGTACTTACAATGGATATGGCTAATACTCCAAATGGAACTGCATGGAATGATGCACTTTGGTCTCTTGCGTTTTTACTTCTTGTAATTTCGTTTATATTTATAGTAATTATAAGATTTATAGGGAGAAAAGGTGAGGTTTAATGAAATCTAAACTATACGATAAGATAGCAACAATAATTTTATACTTGATTTCTTTATTTGTAGTTATACTGCTTGCAGCCTTTATAATTTTTATAATTTATAGGGGCCGTGATTCCTTGAATTTGAGTTTTTTATTTGGCAATCCTAAAATAGCGGAAAAGGGCGGCGGTATAGGTCCAGAACTTTTTAATTCTTTTTATATGCTTATAGTGTCTCTTCTTATAACAGTACCAATTGGTATAGGTGCGGGTATTTATATGTCTGAATATGCAAAGGAAGGCAGGATATTAAATTTTATAAGGCTGTGCATAGAAACAATGGCATCACTGCCCTCTATAGTTGTTGGTTTATTTGGTTTGTTAGTATTTGTAACAATGACGCATTGGGGTTATACAATTTTATCGGGAGCGCTTGTCATAACCATTTTAAATTTGCCATCAATGACAAGGGTATCAGAAAATGCAATAAGGGCATCTTCCTCTAAGGTTAAGGAGGCGAGCCTTGGACTCGGAGCTACTAATTGGCAGACAATAAAAAATATAGTACTTCCCTCTGCCATGCCGGAGATATTAACAGGTATAATTTTATCCGCAGGTAGAATTTTTGGAGAAGCTGCTGCACTTTTATATACAGCAGGAATGAGTGCTCCAAATCTTAATTTCGATACAATAAGCTTGGTTGATAAGACTTCAGCTTTCAGTTTGTTTAGACCAGCTGAAACTTTGGCTGTTCATATATGGAAATTAAACTCAGAAGGTATGATTCCAGATGCCACAAAGATTGCTAATGGTTCTTCTGCTGTACTGGTACTAATGGTGCTGTTATTTAATTTTATGGCAAGAATCATAGGAAGAAAGATATATAGTTTATACAGCGGTAAGTAAGGAGGAGAAAAATGGGCATAATACAAACTAAGGACTTAAATTTATATTATGGAAATGTTCAGGCATTAAAAAAGATAAACCTTGATTTCAGTGCTAATACGGTAACTGCACTTATAGGACCGTCTGGCTGCGGAAAGTCGACTTTTTTAAGAACAATAAATAGAATGAATGATTTAATAAGCACTGTTAAAATAGACGGTGAGGTAATGTTTGAGGGAAAAGATGTATATAAGGATTATGATGAGATAGAGCTTAGAAAAAGAGTAGGTATGGTATTTCAAAAGCCAAATCCATTTCCTATGTCTATATATGATAATGTAGCCTATGGTCCTAGAATACATGGAATAAAAAATAAGGGTAAATTAGACGAAATTGTGGAAAGAAGCTTAAAAGGCTCTGCACTTTGGGAAGAAGTTAAGGATAGATTGAAAAAGAGTGCACTTGGTCTTTCAGGAGGACAGCAGCAAAGATTATGTATTGCTAGAACACTTGCAGTTGAACCAGAAGTTCTTCTTATGGATGAACCTACATCGGCACTGGATCCAATATCAACACTTAAAATAGAAGAACTAATGGATGAATTAAAACATAAGTATACAGTAATTATAGTAACCCATAATATGCAGCAGGCAGGAAGAATATCTGATAATACGGCTTTCTTTTTAAATGGTGAAGTTGTAGAAAATGGAAAAACAGAGGATATTTTTTATAAACCAAAGGATAAAAGAACTGAGGACTATATAACAGGAAGATTCGGATAGGCTTTTAAAATTTATTTGTGGGGTGTAAAAAATGACAAGAAAAATCTTTGAATCTGATTTAGAAGAGCTTCACTCTGAACTTTTAAGAATGGGCAGCATGGCAGAAAAACAGATCTATGATTGTATGGAAGCTTTAGAGAAACAAGATGAAAATATGGCTGAAGTAATTATAAAAAAAGATGACATAATAGATGATATGCAAAAGGAAATAGAAAACAAGGTTATAAGACTTATAGCAATGCAGCAGCCAATAGTTGCTGAGGATTTGAGAAATATATTTACTACTGTAAAAATAGTAACAGACCTTGAAAGATTAGGAGATCATGCTGTAGATATAGCAAAAGCCATAAAAAGATTAAATGGTGAAAAACACCATGATATAGTAAAAGAGATATGGAACATGGGGAATAAAGTTAAGTCAATGATAAAGGATTCCTTGGACGCTTATGTGGAGAGGAATTTAGATAAAGCCTATGAAGTCTGTAAGAGAGACGACGATGTTGATTCTTTATATAAGAGAATTTTCAATGAACTTCTAAATATAATGAGCGAGGATAAAAGCAAGGTAAATCAGCTTACTCAATTTTTATTTGTTTGTAAATACCTTGAGAGAATCGGAGATAGGACCACTAACGTGTGTGAAAGCACTATATACCTTATTACAGGTAAGCAGGTGGATCTTAACGATTAAATCTTATGCATGACTGTTCTAATTTGATTGTGGATAATTTATTTAAATCTACTAATCATAAGAACAGTTATTTTTTATTTTATGGCAAATGCTTGTATTCTTGACTTAAAAGACTTAATAATGTAATATAACTAAAGAGTTTAAATATGTGAACACTATTATTGTAGGGAGTAATTATGGAAAATAAAATTGTTAAAATTGAGCCTCAAAGCATAGCGGAAGAAATGGGCATTGAGGTTGGAGATAGTCTTATAAGTATAAATGGTAAAGAAGTAAAAGATATAATAGATTATAGATTTTTAATGGCAGATGAATATGTTGTTGTAAAAATACAAAAAACTAATAAAGAAATATGGGAACTTGAAATAGAAAAAGAATATGATGAGAAGCTGGGAGTGGAATTTGAAAGTGGAATTTTAGATTCTGCAAAAAGCTGTAGAAATAAGTGTATATTTTGTTTTATAGATCAGCTTCCTAAAGGAATGAGAAAAACACTTTATTTTAAGGATGATGACTCCAGACTTTCGTTTTTGCAGGGAAACTTTGTAACTCTCACAAATATGAGTGATGATGATATAGATAGGATAATAAAGTATAGGATAAGTCCAATAAATATATCAGTTCAAACAACAAATCCTGAATTGAGAAAAAAAATGCTAAACAATAAATTTGCAGGAAACCTAATGGAGAGGATGAAAAAACTCTCTAATGCAGGTATAACAATGAACTGTCAAGTTGTTCTATGTCCTGGAATAAATAGTGGAGAAGAATTTTCAAAAACGGTTAATGATCTTTATAAACTCTATCCTTCTGTTAAAAATATAGCAGGAGTGCCAGTTGGAATAACATCTTACAGAGAAGGACTTTTTAACATGGTTCCATATGATTCTCAAAGTGCCTTAAAGGAGATAGAAAATATAAAACCTATACAAGAAAAATTCATAAAAGAAATTGGCAGTCCTTTTGTAAGGCTTTCAGATGAATTTTATGTATTATCAGGCATACCAATTCCCAAGGCAGAGTTCTATGGAGAGTTTGAACAATTTGAAGATGGAATAGGTATGATACGTACTTTTAGGGATAACATAAATATGTCTTTAGATAATCTAAAAGATGGTATACATAAGTCCTTTACCATGGTTACAGGAGTTTTAGCCTATGAAGAAATAGAAAATGCAGCTAAAATGCTTATGGAAAAAAGCAGAGGGTTAAAAATAAATGTTATAAAAGTAATAAATGAGTTTTTTGGTGAAAAGATAACTGTAGCGGGACTACTGACAGGAAGAGATATTTTAAACTATCTAAAAAGAAATGAAGTTGGCGATTACATAATTCTTCCGTCCAATATGCTCAAAAGTGATGAAGATGTATTTTTAGATGATGTTAAAGTTTTAGATATTGAAAAAGAGTTAAATAAAAAAGTTCTTGTTTGTAATTATTCAGGCGAAGACTTAGTGGATATAATAAATAAAAATGGCAGGGAGGAATAAAAATGGCTAAACCATTAGTTACAATAGTTGGAAGACCTAATGTTGGAAAATCAACTTTATTTAATAAGCTTGCTGGAAAAAGAGTTTCAATTGTTGAGGATACTCCAGGAGTTACAAGAGACAGAATATACGCTGAATCAGAGTGGGTAGGAAAGAAATTTACTATAATAGATACAGGTGGAATTGAGCCTGAAAACAATGACATAATACTTACACAAATGAGAAGACAGGCACAGATAGCAATTGAAATGTCTGATGTTATCATATTTATGGTGGACGGTAAGCAGGGACTTACAGATACGGATAATGAAGTTGCGATAATGCTTAGAAAAAGTAAAAAACCTATAGTTTTAGTTGTAAATAAAATTGATAAAA is from Clostridium acetobutylicum ATCC 824 and encodes:
- the pstA gene encoding phosphate ABC transporter permease PstA; amino-acid sequence: MKSKLYDKIATIILYLISLFVVILLAAFIIFIIYRGRDSLNLSFLFGNPKIAEKGGGIGPELFNSFYMLIVSLLITVPIGIGAGIYMSEYAKEGRILNFIRLCIETMASLPSIVVGLFGLLVFVTMTHWGYTILSGALVITILNLPSMTRVSENAIRASSSKVKEASLGLGATNWQTIKNIVLPSAMPEILTGIILSAGRIFGEAAALLYTAGMSAPNLNFDTISLVDKTSAFSLFRPAETLAVHIWKLNSEGMIPDATKIANGSSAVLVLMVLLFNFMARIIGRKIYSLYSGK
- the pstC gene encoding phosphate ABC transporter permease subunit PstC; this encodes MEKRSFLKKLKTEYVGRGFATICGVFIVILTLSIIFFIASKGISTFTKRHYSIFDFLMSSTWKPDSKTPKLGAFIFLEGSTMVSIGAVILSTPMAIALAVFMNIISPKLGDRVLKPSLELFVGIPSVVYGWIGVTVLVPFIKNHFGGVGFSLGAGILVLSIMILPTIASLSSDAIKNVHNEYIEGSYGLGATRWQTIYKIIIPSSKNGILTGIVLGLARAFGEALAVQMVIGNTVKSAQGLFSPTTTLTSVLTMDMANTPNGTAWNDALWSLAFLLLVISFIFIVIIRFIGRKGEV
- the pnpS gene encoding two-component system histidine kinase PnpS — translated: MKKKLVLYNLGILIITLIMITVLFIKIEDYEYRQNTEQDLKRTNNVVSNVIDMNKGKDISSALKVVIKNSDIRVTYINKNGVVLYDNDINAEKLDNHNKRVEVAEARKNGYGYSVRYSKSLKNNIIYYAKVRGDGTVVRTAVELSSVERFEARYLKFYIYVIALSIIAAVYLSFKLSYVILNPIRELQNTSSRIAMGELETRVNVESRDEIGQLGKTFNNMAGRLQSTIRESVEKQKKLEAILVSMDSGVIAVDRKHKIIMINPYAEKIFGIDKNIIGQSLMDCIRNYEFEDIFNKRAEGYAEIKTSWPKERNLRIKTADIINGYECIGTVAVVQDITDIRKLENMRTQFVANVSHELKTPLTSIKGFAETLRYVEDDNQKGEFLDIIDDEVDRLTRLISDILTLSDIEIRPFMKKEEFDVNEIIKAVCGLLEKSASRKNISLKVFGEDVPNLIGDNDKFKQMIINLVDNAIKYTEAGGEVSVYKKYTKDDVIISVKDNGVGIPKEHLQRIFERFYRVDKARSRANGGTGLGLAIVKHIVLNFNGSINIESKLGVGTEFIITIPYK
- the pstB gene encoding phosphate ABC transporter ATP-binding protein PstB; this encodes MGIIQTKDLNLYYGNVQALKKINLDFSANTVTALIGPSGCGKSTFLRTINRMNDLISTVKIDGEVMFEGKDVYKDYDEIELRKRVGMVFQKPNPFPMSIYDNVAYGPRIHGIKNKGKLDEIVERSLKGSALWEEVKDRLKKSALGLSGGQQQRLCIARTLAVEPEVLLMDEPTSALDPISTLKIEELMDELKHKYTVIIVTHNMQQAGRISDNTAFFLNGEVVENGKTEDIFYKPKDKRTEDYITGRFG
- the sigG gene encoding RNA polymerase sporulation sigma factor SigG, which produces MVINKVEICGVNTSKLPVLKEKEMRELLISMRNGNTTAREKFIKGNLRLVLSVIQRFNNRGENADDLFQVGCIGLIKSIDNFDLSQNVKFSTYAVPMIIGEIRRYLRDNNSIRVSRSLRDIAYRALQVRDRLISKNNKEPTVSQIAKELKIPREEVIFALDAIQDPISLFEPIYHDDGDAIYVMDQISDNKNLDDSWLQNISIKEAMKKLSDREKMILNMRFFDGRTQMEVADEIGISQAQVSRLEKTALKHMKKYV
- a CDS encoding methyl-accepting chemotaxis protein; translation: MTSKPVITFANPIKDDDGNTLGVVGKTIFVDYFSKRFDSFKYMGNSTKLLSLNAAIEASRLGEEGKGFGVVASEIKKLSNNVETQIVNIGEIVAQINEKIVNMKDKMTSLNRDYKD
- a CDS encoding response regulator transcription factor, whose protein sequence is MAGEKILVVDDEEHIVKLIKFNLENNGYKVITAADGGEALEKAKGEVPQLVLLDLMLPVMDGYDVCREIRRDQSISNMPVIMITAKGEELDKILGLELGADDYITKPFSVRELVARVKAVLRRTKVDYIDKTFKFGNIQIDFQRHNVTKEGEKVELTLKEFELLQVLIKNKGRVMTRDFLLDKIWGYEYIGETRTVDVHVRHLRQKIEDDDKNPKYIETIRGIGYRFNYSGD
- a CDS encoding phosphate ABC transporter substrate-binding protein; the protein is MKSKKIKLMSVAITMTIMAGLFVGCGNSNSSSNKSSSSTTKKVSGSITLSGSTALQPLAEKSVDGFKEKYPDVSVNVQGGGSGTGLNQVLQGAVEVGNSDIFAEEKLNADDAKKLTDHKVCAIGFAVVTNNDVNVKNLTKQQVQDIFTGKITNWNQVGGPSEAINIVHRPKSSGTRATFTKTVMDGKDEKDDIGTTQDASGSVKTAMTSAKGSISYLAFSYLVTDEGKKDINILSLDGVEATSKNVENGTYPFWSYEHMYTKGKGNDAAKAFIDYMMSSDNKALIEKMGYISASNIKK
- the pgeF gene encoding peptidoglycan editing factor PgeF produces the protein MNIKKVDKYSFLEFKDDKFSLYFSTAENGLNFNINTEEGNDNIRNLKDWFNVKDVGYLKQTHSDIILNYDSDKELLEGDALITDKDNTLVGVFTADCVPVLLYDKSKNVMAAVHSGWKGTSDMIVKKTIIKMKQEFLSTASDITVYIGPHNKACCYEFGEEALSEFEGSGIYDISEIYKDGKLDLEKCIVKQCKSENVNNIKCLNICTNCSKEYKMFSYRRDGKSAGRMFSFIIKK
- the nrdR gene encoding transcriptional regulator NrdR codes for the protein MKCPFCGYSESKVVDSRSTEDNMAIRRRRECLECSKRYTTYEKVEDIPILVIKKDSSREFFDKSKVINGLIKSCEKRPVSRQQIEDIASDVEKSISNQMVTEVKSDAIGEMVMEKLKEIDEIAYVRFASVYRQFKDINTFMEEILNLVNKK
- a CDS encoding YlmC/YmxH family sporulation protein, which translates into the protein MDLPSHSINAMKSMEVIDINTGTKLGLIKDLKIDTEEYKVISIILPGSKVGGWFSKGNDIEIDWTDIQKIGVDVILVNGDNLFVNKD